DNA from Ziziphus jujuba cultivar Dongzao chromosome 2, ASM3175591v1:
TCTTTCTGGTTCTCCATTTGAATAATTGGAGCACCACATGGCAATGGATTCCAATTACCAACAACTCCACTAAGAGACAGGCATGTGTCTAATTTATCTGAGGGTAATGTTTGAACAACCTTCTCATCCTCAATGTCAGAATCAGCTTGTTCAGTCTTAGATGTTGATACCTTACAATCCTCCGCACCAGGAGGAGATTCTCTCTGAGGGTCCACCAGTGAAACAGTCCTTCCAAAAAGCTTGATACTTGTGGAAGCTGACATCTCAGCAGCTTCTTCTTCAGCACATAAAGTTTCCTTGGAACCTGGTTCGAATTTCTGTATGTCCAGATAAACAAAAGAACCAGTCAGAATCTTAGCAACAATGacatttcattttatatataaagagtCTTGAGTGGATATTATCAGTATACCGTGCATGATACATTCTCCAAGATAGGCAAAGATCCTTTCCCTTCTTCTGCACAAGAGTTTGATGTAGTGTAATCATtctccttttcaagaggagataAACTGCCAGAGTGCATATCAGTAGTACATAAAGTTGATGAAGGAGAGCTTTTGCTAAGCTGATCTGAAGCTGGAGAGTCCATAGCTTCTGAACCAGGAGTATATAAAACTGAAGTGGGAGATTTTGTGCCTTCCTCAGGAGATGAAGACCTTTCAGTTTGATTTGATACTGATGttcctttaaaaaaatcaactgaTTTCCGTGGATAAGGATGCATAGGCTTCCTCTTTGGCCTTGGTGGAGGAATCTCAATTGGTTTCATGGAGTCTTCACTGCTTCCAGTTGACCCTCGAACTACCTAAAACCATGAAGATAAACCACATGAGTATGGAAGACATGCTATGTAGACAACAACGCAGCCACCAAAATTAAGTTCTAATTCCATATAAATACCAACGTATCAACTTCAAATGTTCTAATAAACATGCAAGTATAAGAGGAATAAGGCTCTGAAACAAAGCATTCGACCTTAGAAAAGAACTTTTGAGCATGGCTTCGAATCTGAACTGCAGTTTTGGTTCCTACATGTTCTGCATGAAAATAAAGCAACTTCATATGACTAgacaagaaaagaggaaatattctaaataaattaaaatacacTAAGCATACCTTCTATTTGACGCCAACCACGACCATACAACTTCAAAGCTTCAAGGAACTTCTGATGCTCTTCCTCTGTCcatttctctctttgtttttttattgtgtAAGGCTTCCTGGCCTGAGAAGGAAAGAACATCATTCGAATCAAAATCAAAGACGACTAAATCCATCATTCGAATCAAATACATAAAGCTTTTTGACTAAACTGAAATATTCTACGAAAGAAAAATTGCGAGTTTAATGATACCTTGGGTGCTTGGTCATTCCCAATTGAATACATCTCCTTCACCAGGATCTCCGATCCAGAATTTGCATCACCCATCGAATTGAAATTACCAGCCACATCAGTAGTGTTTGACCCCATGCCTTCACTCTGGTCCTGTATCCAAAACATCACAGAGATTGTGGTTAAGATAACCTTTCTCTCAACAATATGCATTCGAGCAAAGTACTGTAATTCAACAAGGCATGATTCAGTTGCTCAAAAATCCATTCCAACTACAATCTATTTAACCCTGTAAAACTTTTTCAATTTGGCTTTACTCTGAAAGCACATCACTTGCAGAATTTGAGACAATTACGTACCTAAGGTCCATCTGGAATCCAAAATGGGATCCATGTAAGGATTAACCTTATGGACCGAAATGAACCCACCCAATAAATGCTCCAGTTTTTCACACCATTAGTGTACACTTTACAACCAATGCTCGGCTTTGTGCATTTGGCATGGAGAATGATTCCAGTGGCCATATGAATTATTGATTGCCGAAGATTGATTGTCCcggttaatatatttttaacaaacgTGTGTTCGTCTACTATATTATGGACAAAAACCTGTAAATAAGAACGCAGTGAGCTTAAAtgcagaaaattaaatttgaagatTTCACTGGCAGGACTTGGTAATACCACATCCACTGTGCAACCTTAGCCTTTGGCATGGGTTGCCACTTGCTACTTGCCACAGCATACATATGGCTACCTACGACCCAAACAGATTCTTAACCCATCCAATCCTCCTCTTAGCTTCACAAGGTAACTTTCCATGCACTATCAAACAATAGCATTTGCCCAATGACCAATATCCCAAGTACTAGCTTCCAAAACTAAGATTTTGGAAATCATAGCAGTGAGTATCATTGATCTAGTACTTGCTAAAGCATAAAGTTATTACACTTTTAGCCAGAGTTATTTTTGCCGTCAGACGACCAAAACAAGAGCATATCACATACTTGCAGGGATTTTTCCACGGAAATCATTATAAGGAGTAGTATAAAACAAAGCAAAGTAACAGAAAGATAGCAGTTTTCCACCATTTCCTAAATCAAAAAATCTAATCCTTCCAACAAAGctgactaaaataaataaataaattttccttttggttcaaaaaatgaatataataaggCAAATAACATACCTCAACAACCATGGCTGCTTAAAACAGAACAATCCTTGAATCTTACTCTAAGCTCACCAAAGAGACCTGAAAATTTCATTtccaacaatttaaaaataaaaatcatattgccaatttctcattgaaaaagaaaaagggtaaaaaaaaaaaaagcactgtttCTCTTTTTCTACAAAACAGAcgttgaaattataaaaaataagtaaaaaaaaaaatccagaagCTGaaactttttccttttcttgtttaGATACCAGATCAATCATGAACTCACCTCAATGATTTCCAAAAAAACTTAAGAGACAAAATAGCTGTAGAAGGCAGGTAGACTATGGTAAAGGGAACAAGAACAAATtcaacagatttttttttcccgagaAAACAGATTCCCGGGAAACACAAAaacagataaaaagaaaaaaaggggttATAGTTTATCtgttggaaaaaagaaagaaaaaaaaaaaaacgaaaacaaagaATCAAAA
Protein-coding regions in this window:
- the LOC107417866 gene encoding protein REVEILLE 1 isoform X2, encoding MGSNTTDVAGNFNSMGDANSGSEILVKEMYSIGNDQAPKARKPYTIKKQREKWTEEEHQKFLEALKLYGRGWRQIEEHVGTKTAVQIRSHAQKFFSKVVRGSTGSSEDSMKPIEIPPPRPKRKPMHPYPRKSVDFFKGTSVSNQTERSSSPEEGTKSPTSVLYTPGSEAMDSPASDQLSKSSPSSTLCTTDMHSGSLSPLEKENDYTTSNSCAEEGKGSLPILENVSCTKFEPGSKETLCAEEEAAEMSASTSIKLFGRTVSLVDPQRESPPGAEDCKVSTSKTEQADSDIEDEKVVQTLPSDKLDTCLSLSGVVGNWNPLPCGAPIIQMENQKESPNSVEGDPPRLWWTMYQLPFYYLPGYNQTAVETVSSCVDERMKDKERSCSDSNEGSFGVENVGEKNIETVDSSCPEPCFEGRVSPCSSRKGFVPYKRCLAERGMDSSVRVSEERDRQRTRVCS
- the LOC107417866 gene encoding protein REVEILLE 7 isoform X1 produces the protein MVVEDQSEGMGSNTTDVAGNFNSMGDANSGSEILVKEMYSIGNDQAPKARKPYTIKKQREKWTEEEHQKFLEALKLYGRGWRQIEEHVGTKTAVQIRSHAQKFFSKVVRGSTGSSEDSMKPIEIPPPRPKRKPMHPYPRKSVDFFKGTSVSNQTERSSSPEEGTKSPTSVLYTPGSEAMDSPASDQLSKSSPSSTLCTTDMHSGSLSPLEKENDYTTSNSCAEEGKGSLPILENVSCTKFEPGSKETLCAEEEAAEMSASTSIKLFGRTVSLVDPQRESPPGAEDCKVSTSKTEQADSDIEDEKVVQTLPSDKLDTCLSLSGVVGNWNPLPCGAPIIQMENQKESPNSVEGDPPRLWWTMYQLPFYYLPGYNQTAVETVSSCVDERMKDKERSCSDSNEGSFGVENVGEKNIETVDSSCPEPCFEGRVSPCSSRKGFVPYKRCLAERGMDSSVRVSEERDRQRTRVCS